Below is a window of Scyliorhinus torazame isolate Kashiwa2021f chromosome 24, sScyTor2.1, whole genome shotgun sequence DNA.
ggaagcctcacccgcgatgcgctcgaaaatatcgttgacgaaggagttcatgatgctcatggccttggaggagatgccggtgtcgggatgaacctgcttcatcactttgtagatgtagatggagtaactctccttcctcgaccttcgccgcttcttgccgccctttactgccggtttcttaatgactttcttggctcccttcttggaagctggtttcgatgttggtttcttctcgtcagccatcgtcaatttcacccagaaataaagcaaacctcttccgagcgctgattaaatagacagagcctcacatctatgctaatgaggaatggggaaaggaatgattgtgattggacattgtaagaatgaggacagccagttataTTCTGTTTATTTGACAGGATAAAAAAACAGACCAATCAGAATTAGGATTTTGCACCAATCATAAACCTCAAATTACAATCGTATTACAAGCATGAaatacatttcagaaagaatgtccccagtcccagtttgtcagtgtgtaaagatccaccgggaaaagtacctggctgtcggtgagagggaccctTCAGCACAGAGAGACTGTGggattccttcaggaactgtgagtgccttgtaatatgtgagtgtgtgggatttactcactctctgatacagtgtgggatatacacactctctgatacactgtgtgagtgtgggatttactcactctctgatacagtgtgagtgtgggatttactcactctctgatacagtgtgagtgtgggatttactcactctgatacagtgtgtgagtgtgggatttactcactctctgatacagtgtgtgtgtgggggatttactcactctgatacagtgtgtgagagtgggatttacgcactctctgatacagtgtgtgtgtgggatttactcactctctgatacagtgtgtgagtgtgggatttactcactctctgatacagtgtgagagtgtgggatttcctcactctctgatacagtgtgtgttggatttactcactctctgatacagtgtgtgagtgtgggatttatcactctctgatacagtgtgggatttactcactctctgatacagtgagggatttactcactctctgatataatgtgtgagtgtgggatttattcactctgatacagtgtgagagtgtgggatttactcactctctgatacagtgtgcgagtgtgggatttactcactctctgatacagtgtgtgcgggatttactcactctctgatacagtgtgtgtgtgggatttactcactctcagatacagtgtgtgcgggatttactcacactctgatacagtgcgtgagtgtgggatttactcactctgatacagtgtgagagtgtgagatttactcactctctgatacagtgtgagtgtgggatttactcactctctgatacagtgtgtgagtgtgggatttactcactctctgatacagtgtgtgagtgtgggatttactcactctctgatacagtgtgtgtgtgggatttactcactctctgatacagtgtgagtgtgagtattactctagctaaggcctaaccaatgttttatacagttccagcattacctgccttttcttaaactctgtgcctcggcgaaTAGAGACAAGGATATCATAGGCCCGGGGTTTTCAAGCTCAGGGTCGTGACCTGTGGGTGGATCTCAGGAAGGTTTCAGGAGGGTGGTAGTTATCCAGATCGCGgaaggaatggccaatggtcacgactagtgtttacaaatgccaaccatgatggacgtttgagattgtcggccattccgcgcatgcgtctcttatcaagtagt
It encodes the following:
- the LOC140400149 gene encoding histone H2B-like, whose protein sequence is MADEKKPTSKPASKKGAKKVIKKPAVKGGKKRRRSRKESYSIYIYKVMKQVHPDTGISSKAMSIMNSFVNDIFERIAGEASRLAHYNKRSTISSREIQTAVRLLLPGELAKHAVSEGTKAVTKYTSSK